Within the Medicago truncatula cultivar Jemalong A17 chromosome 4, MtrunA17r5.0-ANR, whole genome shotgun sequence genome, the region CATGAACATTTATCCAGTAGATGTTAGCACCAAACTATTTGAAGAGTACTACAACAAGGGAAAACCTAATTTGTTTATGGTCCAAGTTGATGTCATGTTTTTTGGCTTTAAGGACCAGTTGGACCAGATTGATGGTCGTATCAGCCACAGAGACACAAAAAGGATGAACATTGTTGAGTATCGTCTTCCATTGGTTGACACAGATGGAAGTGTTTGGTTCACTTAGATGAAGCTTTGGAACAACAACGACTTGAGAACCATGTCCTCTATATTTAGTCAGGATAGTTCGAAGGGATCGATGGAGTTAGACGCTTCCTTGGTCAGAGCATTCCAAGATACTCAAGAAAGTTTGATTTGGCCCATAACTTACGAAGAACATTTGCACAATATATGATGTGTTTAGCACATTTTAAACGTTTTCTTTGACTTTAGTTAAAGTCTAAGAACTTTTTAATGCTATAAATAGTCTTACATTCTTCAACATTTTTATTCATTCTACAATTAacagttatttaaaaaaaaaaaaaatagaggatgCATAAAAAGAAAGTGCCgtgaaaaaagaaacaaacatcaTTTTCTTGCCCCTTCTCTGCCTAgtaaatccaaatattttccTAAGTTCCTATTTAGTCAATAATTCACACTTtgtccaacaacaaaaaaaatcaatgattcACATTACTTATTCTATGGTTCACGTTAACAAGTATTGTTAAAACACTTGTTAAAAAGGCTCGAAAAAAAGTAAGTTTGTATTAAAAACAACGTTTTTTCACCAACAAATTATTCTTCTTGTTCTTTATGTTCTTTTACTGtaataaaaaccaaaacaaaaacaaatcaaactacCGGTGATCGATCATCAACATATAGCCTAGACCCTCTAGTTAACACAACTTACACAAGTGAGTTGCATGTCTTCAAATAAATTACTAGTAATatctttgtgcttttttttttcttttctattttgaaaataatatttttcatgtgATTATGTTCAAACTTCATCGTtttcacttgtgtgtgtgaattttgATGTAACCAATGATACGACTATTTAAAGATTTGtgggaaagatgtaaaaaaagaaaaaaaaattgttgaagttTTAGTTAAATGAGTAACTCAGTACTCCTTTTTCTTATATAAGAAAAGAAGCTATTCTTACCTAGTcacaaattcaaatcaaaagtATTTGAACACGCATACATAAATGCagataattaaaagaaaaataaattggttACGTTATTTTTTAcctttatcttaaaaaaaagtatccatatatatgtgtataaatcatttttatttgtgtttatgaCAAACTTAGACTTTCTATAAGAAAAAACTAATAGTACTCCAACTGTTTGTCGATAAACAGCACTATATTGTATTGatcatttattcatttaatagaGTTATATGATTTTCGATTTGATTGGTTTCTACTTCCACATATGTGCTTCTGGAAATTTTCTGGTGGTCAAATTCAACTACCACTTTGTAAGGAACGGATTCATATTTCAGAGTAAACAGTTGAATTGAATGGTCATCATGTAAAAGTAAGACTATACCACGAGAATTTTTCTGTTCAACGGCATATAAATAAGGGAGAtggtctttaaaaaaaaaataaggaaaatgttaataagAAGTTGGGAAATGCTAATAAATATTCTAAGAATAtttgataagaagtttaaaatgaaaattttattttaggatttgtatattcaatatattgaaacatcaaaaagtaaaaaaaaaattacataaaagttatcaattgttttcattttttttatccttaacaaataccatttttttaatcagtttttctatttatatttatatggtttttaatttggttttagTATAACGGCATCAAGATGATAAGGGTTTgttctggaagaaaaaaaattataagggcttgttttttttatcaacaaaaaaaaaagatgataatGATTCATTACAATTTACAATGCATTAAATGGTTATCTTGAAAAATAAGACTTGAAGGCAGGCATTTTTACTATTAATAATCAATAAAGGCATCTTGgatgtttgtcaaaaaaagcaTCTTGTATGAGATGAAAATTCAATTTGAATCATCTAAAGGAGTAAAGTGTAAAACTAAAGAGTTCATATTTAAAGAGTTCATAACGTTTGTTCTTCAGTTCTGCACCGGCCAACTggcgcgagttaactcacgttcagAATACACTAGcgcaacttaagtcacgctacgtgACTTAACTTAGGTTAAAAAATACACTAGcgcaacttaagtcacgctacgcatgttaacatgcgcaGGTGTATTTTGGACATTTACTTTGGAAATGAGCGATATTGTTTGAATAATGAGCGATATTGTTTGAATAATGAGCAGAATTCAATTTTTACTTGACCAAGCCTTGTAAAGATGTATCATTCGTCACCACCGATAAACCTTATTagaatactccctccgttcctttttaagtgtctcttttggagaatttttttgtttctatttaactatcactttcaaagttcaatgcaacattaaatggtgttttatcaatattacccttaattatttattgcggaaagagaaatatatgaaataagatattaaatgaataaggtcattacagtaaaagtataacttattgcatcaaaagtagtaacaattattgattgtcttggtttgtgtttaatgtcaaaatgtgacaattaaaaaaaaacgaaggtagtagttttttttttttgaaggacttattAGAACATTGTTATCAACATTCAATATAACACTTTCTTTTTAGCACTGCTCAACCTTATTAAATGCAGAGCTAGTTTTTGGTGTTCATAAATCATCTTTTATGTGGAACAAGTTGATTCTTTTAAAAGTATCTATATTTGTTTGAAGTTTATTCCTAATAGATTGTCGATAAAGGATAATCTGATTCGACGTGTCATAACTTGTTTGGGTTCTTTACTTTGCTTAAACAATTGTGGAAAGAATGAAACATTAAATCATTTGTTCtttgattgtgatttttttttggaatcttTAGAGACATCTTAAAGTGGCTAGGTGTCTCTAGCGCATTTCCTATTAATCCTCGGGTTCATATGATTCGACTTTGTAGTAGTTACTTGTTCAATAAAGAGATTTGACGTTGTTTTTATGTGATTTGGTTGGCTTGTTGTTAGACTATTTGACATAGTAACATGTTGTTTGATCGTAAGGAGATGACACTTGTGTCTTTGCTTGATAATGATTAAAATTGAATGATAACTACAttattcatcaacaaaatatagatataacTACTCGGATTGAATTGACACCAATCAAAATAATTCATTCGTCTTCTACTATTATGTTATAGatataacaaaaacaatcaaACATACATGAATCAATTTGATAAATATCAACTAAATGTGGCAACTCTATtcatcttttattattttattattgttgagGTATAAATAAGACTTTGTAGTGTGAACACTCAATTGAACACATAGAATTGATCAATAACACGGCGTTTGACTTGACAATTAGGCAATGTAACTACTGTACGTAATAACTACACAActataaaataacaaaagttCACACATCTCTCAAACCTCACCAAACACAAAAGAGATCCACAAActctaaaatcaaattttagagtttattcaacaacaaaaaaaaatggctaGTCTCAGAATCATCACTTTTGTGTCATTGATGGTGTTGTTGATGATCAACACAACAGAGGCACAATCAACAGACATCCCTTCATGTGCTACAAACCTAATCCCATGTGCTGATTACCTTAATTCAACCAAACCACCTAGTTCTTGCTGTGATCCAATCAAAAAAACAGTTGAAACTGAACTCACATGTCTTTGTAACCTCTTCTATGCTCCTGGTTTGCTTGCAACCTTTAACATCAATACTACTCAAGCTCTTGCGTTGAGTCGTAACTGTGGTGTTACCACTGATCTTACCACTTGCAAACACAGTATGTAACTAAActctatatttcattttttacaaattggtAACTTCTTTGTATGATTGTGTCGGATTTTTTTATTGGTGGTGTGTTTCAAATAATTGAAACAGTTTTCTAGATCTAGTGAGAAAAGGCTAACAACTAGACATTtcattgttaaataaaattttggatgcCTAATTGCTAAGAGTGTGGtggttaaaaataaatgaaatttattaaagTCTAATGATATAGAGTTAGATTGAAGAGTCTTTGGTACAATATGATTAACCATATAATTAAACTGCATTATCATTGTTGATACACTTTTTTTTCCATCAATTTGCTGCATCTGGTTTAAGGCTAAGAATTAAGATGTTAGGAAAAACGTTGCCATCAGTCtcataaaaaacatcaaatgtTTGCTGGAGTAATACACGtgaaagcattttttttttttttttttttaagggaaggTGAGAgcattaatttttattcattataCACATTTATTAACCTTTTACCtttttgtttgaataatttCAGATGGGTCAGCTCCAGCTCCTACTTCCGGCGGGTCCCCACCGGGTAAGAAATTTCTTCACATCCTCCTCAACTTGATTTTCACTTCTTGCATTCACACTTTGCATCAATCATGAAGGAATAGCATCTTGTTAATTCAATATTGATTTGACTTTTCAATTCTTTTATATTAGTCTATCAATTAGGGGTGGACATCGGTCGGTTTCGGTCGGAAATCGGTTCCAAAACCTCAATCCGACCAAACCTACGGTTTGAAATCATAGATCCATTTCCGCCCAAATTCTCTATTGGTTTACTCGGTTTCGGTTAAGTCGGATTTAGCGGTGAACGGGTGGGTTTCGTCGGTTTTTTACGAGATGAAATTGAGACAAACTCAAAACTTCAAGAAATATTGCAAACGATTAAAATGATTTGTAACAGAGAAATCAAGGAGAAtagtaaagaaaaagaaaattgatgattaatagATGCAGAATCATCTTAAAACTCAGCTGTAAAATTATTCACATGATCAAAGGAGTGGAAGGGATTGTTATTTCTGGGCTTATTAAGGATGAAGAGATGATGAGGGAAAGTTGCAGAATGAGGAATCTAGACAAAGTGATGAAGAGGGAGAGAGAAATCAAAAAACGTAGATGGATTGGATTGGAATAGGaaagtaattttttagagaaatactCCTAGTTGTCTACAACTGTAAATTTAATgccaataaatatattaattactatattattcttgttgttgagagaatattttattagttaaaGAGAGAGTAGGTAGGAAGTCTTCTCTAGGTAAGCATGTAAAGGTCTAACGTGTATTGATGTTGCacttattaaattaattaatgataataatatctATGTTGGGCGGTTGGGTGTGGTTTTCGCTGGGTCATTCCAGCCAACCCGAAACCGACCACTACAGTCCACAGAAAACCGTTGTTAATGGACCGATTTACCCGAGTTACCCGTTCAACCCGAACCGACACGCTACGGGCTTATTGGGTCGGTCGGTTTGGGCCGGATTGCAATATTTTGTCCAGCCCTACTATCAATTAGTCTTTCGGTTGCTTTaaaattaagagagagagataataataataataatttacagACCAACTTGATGAATTGAAATTAGTGTATATCACTATATTTCAATAGAATAGAGATCAAATTTGAGAGAGAATAGTAGTTTGAGCCCTTGAGggacaaaatatattatttattaaatataaaatttcttaaaatttgttGTGTGAAAATATCAAAAACGAAATTATTCCAGTGATGTTTTTAccttaataaaattgaataagattaatgactaaaaaaataataatagaagaAGATTAAAACAACTATAAACTTTAGACGGTAGGCTAATAACATTTTAACACTCTTTTCAACTACATATATGATAAATTTCACCACAATAGAATTCTTTGAATTGTGTGTCTCCCTTCATTCATCAGGaccactatatatatatacacattatAATCAACTGTTACAGACTGTTACATATCTACAAGCCTTAGGGATTCCAGCCATTAATCACAACTATAATCAAGCTACTCCTAAATATAAGGTAACTGCAACACTCAGTAGCACCACATTAATctgaaataaataacaataatatcacAATAATCCCAATACCCCCCCTCTGGAGCATGAAGATCTCGAATGCCTAACTTGCGAAGGAGGAACTCAAATTGTGCTTTTCCCAAGGCCTTTGTAAAAATGTCCGCTAATTGTACTGATGTAGGAACATACAGTGGACAGATAATTCCAGCCACCACGGCATCACGGACAAAGTGACAATCAGCTTCAATATGCTTTGTTCGTTCATGAAACACAGGATTTTGAGCTATATGCAACGCTGATTTACTATCACAGTATAATTGCATCCCTTGGGAATGACTAACTCCCAAATCACCAAGTAACTGCTTGAGCCATTTTAACTCACATGTAGTCATCGCCATAGAGCGATACTCAGCCTCTGCAGAAGAACGAGAGACGGTTGGCTGTTTCTTAGTTTTCCAAGACACCGGAGAAAGATCAAGTAACACCACCCATCCAGTCAAAGAACGTCTCGTAAGGGGACAACTCGCCCAATCCGAGTCACACCATCCCTCTAGTTTCAATTCACTATCAGACCGAAGTAGAATACCTTGGCCCGGGTGTTTCTTCAAGTATCTAACAACCCTTAAGGCTGCTTCCCAATGCTCTTCACATGGTTTCTGCATAAACTGAGACAAAATATGTACAGAATAGGCAAGATCTGGTCTAGTCACAGACAAGTAAATCAACCTCCCAATAAGTCTTCGATATGGTTCTGGATCTTCAAGTGGCTTACCAGAAACCAATGCTAGCTTATGGTGCTGTTCCATCGGAAAATCTGCAGGCTTGGCGCCTAATAAACCTGTTTCATCAATAATTTCCAACGCATATTTTCTCTGGCATAGATAGATTCCCTCGTGATTACGAGCTACCTCCAGCcccaaaaaatatttcaagaCTCCCAGATCCTTCATATGAAAGCATACACCTAAGTAAGCTTTAAAAATTTTCAAGGCTGCAATATCATTCCCTGCTATAATCAAGTCATCCACATAAACTAGCACGTTGATCTGTATTTCTCCCCTATGCAAAGTAAAGAGTGAGTAATCTGAATAGGATTGAACAAATCCATATCGCTTCAATGCCGTTACCAACTTAGCAAACCAACAACGAGGAGCTTGTTTCAAACCGTACAATGACTTTTTCAACCTGCAAACTAGATTTGGGTCAGTGTTTTTAAAACCTGGAGGAACTTTCATATACACCTCCTCTTCCAAGTCACCATGGAGAAAGGCATTGTGTACATCCATTTGATGTACTTCCCACTTTTTAATTGCTGCCACCGCCAAGAAGGTACGAACAGTGACCATTTTTGCCACCGGGGCAAATGTCTCATCATAGTCTATTCCCTCTATCTGATGGTGCCCGAATACAACAAGTCTTGCTTTCAATCGTTCTATACTCCCATCTGAgtgatgttttattttatatacccATTTACTTCCGAGTGCTTTCTTCCCGGGCGGCAGTTTCTCCATAACCCATGTCTCATTGTCTTCCAAGGCTTGTATCTCATTGCGCATTGCATCACGCCAACCAGAATCTTTTACGGCTTCCTTAAAATTATTTGGTTCTTTCCCTGCTGTCACAGCTGCAACAAAATTTCGATGTCTAATAGAAAATCGTTCACAAGATACAAAGTAAGTAATAGGATAAGGAGTACCTGAGGCATCTTCTTGGGCAGATGAACTTTTCGATGACTTTACTTTTCGGATCGTATGAGTGACAAAATCCTTGAGTTTTATATTCGGAACTTTGTTTCTCATCCCCCTTCCCATCTCAGATGCCACGATTGCCTCCCTCTCAGCAACCACCTCTGGCTCTCCGGGCTCCACATCATCCTCCTGCATCACCACAACATCAGCCCCATCAACTTCGTGTGCGGGTTCTACCTCGCCCTCTATACCACTTACACTTAATCCCTCATTGGCTGCCACATCAGCTCCATTACAGTCTCCGTGCAACCCCCCTTGGAGCTGTGTCTGCTCATTGTCTTGCAAGGCCATGGATGCACCCCCTCCTTCAAATGATGCATCATAAGTTTCAAACCCAATATCTTCAGTAACATACTCAGAATCAATAAAAGGAGTAGAATGAGTTGTGTCTAGTTGCACATCAAATGGAAATTCATGttcataaaatttcacatcTCTAGAGACAATGTATTCTTTGGATTCCAAATCATACAATTTCCATCCTTTTTTCCCATAGGGATACCCCACAAATATGCACTTGCGACTTCTACTTGCAAACTTATCCCCGTCACGTCGTTGATTATGGGCATAACATAAGCAACCAAAAATCTTCATGTTATCGAATTTAGGAACTTTACCAAATAGTTTTTCATAAGGTGTCTTATAATTCAACACACTAGACGGTGTTCGATTAATCAAATAGCACGCTGTCAACACACATTCACCCCAGAATTGCATTGGTAAATGACCCTGAAATCTAAGTGCTCGTGCCACATTCATTATATGCTGATGTTTTCGTTCAACTctcccattttgttgtggagtacCCACACACGACGTCTCAAACACAATTccgttattaaaaaaataatcacgtAGACAATTAAATTCGGTGCCATTGTCACTACgtactttctttattttcttatcaaattgTCTATCAACAAATGCCACAAAATTCAGAAACATAGTCTCAATCTCAGTCTTATTGCATAACAAATAAACCCAAACAGCACGTGAATAATCATTAACAATTGTCAAGTAATATTGCGCCCCACACGACGAACGAGTTCGATAAGACCCCCATAAGTCACAATGAACTAATTCAAACAAACTCGCTGCATTATTCTCACTTAATGGAAAACTATCCCTATGTTGTTTGGCACGAGGACAAACATCACAAGGTCTATTATTCTTGCTCCTACTATGCTGACTGACATGAGGAATGAACTTTAACACCTTTTCTGACGGATGACCCAAACGTTTATGCCATAAATCCATTGCTGAATCCCCTTCCACCATCAAGGCATGCACCTTCGGAACACCCCGAAAAAAGTAAAGTCCATCGATCCGTTCACCTGCTCCAATCAACGTCCTCGTCGTCCGGTCCTGTATTACACACAATGCATTAGTAAATTGAACGATACAATTAGAGTCATCGATTAGTTGAGTAACAGAAATTAAGTTGCAAGTTAATTGAGGCACAAAAAGAACATTATTGAGCCGCAATCCACCATCCAAAATCACACTGCCCTCTTGTATAGCAGTCGCATCTTTCCCATTCGGCAAGCCCACCGGAGTGTTTGTAATTCTTTTTCCGTTAATCAGACAAGAAAAATTTCCTGTCACATGGTGTGAGGCACCCGTGTCAATAATCCAAGAAATATCATTCTTACCGTGCAGGCGATCCTTGGTTTTGGAAATATTCAAAGCGTCAAGAATTTGTTGCCATTGCGCCGGAGTAATGCCTGATATACCTGCTGCCTCACTTGAGTGTGGTGGTGCATGAGACTGTCCACTATTACCACCAATACTACGGCTACTTGTCGTGGCTTTGTTGGCTCGTGCAAGTGCGTTATAGGTGCCCCTGCCACGTCCTCCAGAACGGCCTGTTGTGTCTCTCCCTGTTGTTGCTCCGCCACGACCCGATCCACGACCACCACGAGGACGATCTCCCCACCACTCAGGGAATCCATGAATCTGAAAACATGTGCGTTCGTCGTGTCCTTCTCTGTTGCAGTGAGTACAGAATTTGTCAGAATTGTCCACAAGTTTAGATTTACCTCGTGTATCGGGAGCAACTTTAAAAGCCATGACATTATCACGGTTCTGTTGAATTGAATATTCTCCTTGCCGCAACCTCTCATCCTGTATGACTCGCTGATATGCTTGATCAATGTTTGGTAACGGATCTTGAGAAAGCAAATTTGATCGAATTGTTGCATAAGCCCCATCAAGGCCCATAAGAAAATGATGCAGATAGTCTTCAGCACTGAAATCAGTGACTTGTTTGTTGATATCACAGATGCAACCTTCACATTTGCATGTTGGCTTTTTGACATAAGTCACAAGTTCGTCCCATATACGAGACAGACGGCCAAAGTAGGCCGACACCTCTTCACCTTTGCCTTGCTTGCATTCTCCTAGCGATGCCTTTAATTGACATATACGAGCCCCATTCACAACGCAAAAGCGCTGCTTAAGATGTGTCCACAATGATTCTGCATCATCATAATAAGAAAGAGTAGAGCGCAGTGATGGCTCGATAGTGTTGAGCAACCACGCTATGAGCATCGACTGCACTGCTTTCCAGTCCTCCAATTTCTCAGGTGTCGTTGGTTTTGGGATTTTCCCTTCCACAAAACCGTATTTTCTCTTTGCTTGGAACGAGGTTCGAATTGCCCTTGACCATTCATCATAATTCAGACCACGCAATTGTATTGGTGTAATCACGTTGCCGGGATTGTCATTAGAGCCgagaaaaaaaaccaagtcCACCTTCTTCTCGCTGTTACTACTGTTGTCGTCAACTTTCTTCCCGCCATCACCACTGTTCTCACCCATAATCTCTTATGGTGCCTGATCTggtatgagaaaaaaaaatgtgattaatTTTCCCTAGGATATTTGCTAGCTCGTGATACCATGATAAATTTCACCACAATAGAATTCTTTGAATTGTGTGTCTCCCTTCATTCATCAGGaccactatatatatatacacattatAATCAACTGTTACAGACTGTTACATATCTACAAGCCTTAGGGATTCCAGCCATTAATCACAACTATAATCAAGCTACTCCTAAATATAAGGTAACTGCAACACTCAGTAGCACCACATTAATctgaaataaataacaataatatcacAATAATCCCAATAATATATGAACCCTTGccatgcacaagaaaatattTACCCCTTAGAATTAggaaaagacaaaaaaacaaTCCCAAATTTTAACTttcataaacaataaaatgtcAATAGAGTGAAAAATTATATTGGACTTAACTTATCATGGATAGCTTgtgaatttcataaaattatttcataCCGGTGTTATCATTATCATTGTTTTCTAATTCACATAACTTTTGAATTTTCATTCTTGACTTATTAACTTATGAAgtactttattttaaaaaaaaaaaaaaacacttatgaAGTATatcaaaaacttcaaatttgCATTTGCTTGTGTGTTAATGTTTTTCGTGAATACTCCTATCCTATATTCTTACTTGGACAGCTCCAACTAACCTGGTTCAATCAGAAAAGGGAAATGATAGATAAAACGAGAAAAAAAATCCCTACAATTTTCCGATAGTAGAATTGTTCAACACCTTTCCTAAATTACATCCCATTGCCTCCATGATTTTCGTctaataacaaatttaattggCTGAAACTTTTTCTTGATCAattcttgataaaaaatttCTAGATAAATAACAACGCTCATCAGAAAATTTGTATGTATGGGCACATCTCTTTCAAAAGTTTGCATGTGTATCGCAATATTCGTACCCATAATACATTAAATTTAATCGATATGCATTGAACCAACGCCAATATTGTTAGATTAGATAGCATGGTCCAATATATCAactgtgtgtgtgagttttaagTAATATTTGTCAccatgtataaaaaaattatacatgcACCCAGTtccattctaatttttttattgtaccTAGAAGTATACATGTATAATCAATTTCCTTGTGAAGTACATCTAATCATGTATCATAAATCGTTGAAGCCACCAATTGCCACTTATTATTACAATTTCTAACCTCACAAACTTGCAATTCACCATGCAGCTACAACAGGTGGTAATAAAGCAGCTGCAAGCAGAGTCTCATTCACTGGATTCTCTTTTATACTCTTATTGGCATCCATGATGTTCAATTAGAAAAGTGGCTCTTTACCCTTCTTAAACCtctactttatttatttaatttttctatgtAATTTCATACATTGATTGGCTACTGAGCCATTTCAGAGTGCGTTTACTTTTCCTTCTTCGAttttttttagtgaactctGATTCAATTTGGGTTAAAAATTCTTATTTAGTGAAAGTGCGTTATTCTTGTGTTGATAAATCTATCTGTGGTGTTTTTGATAGCACCgtttatatatgatatgatgtgGATTCTCGTTCTTATCGgtgttattattaatttattattaccACAAACTATTCTTGAATTTTCTTTTAGGATTAATAGACTACTGAAACGGTGTgaatttgtttaaattatttcaaaatgagTTGGCAAACACGTCGTAATAATAGAGTGCTTTTTTATTAGAGGAATAATAGGGTGCTtgatgaaaaaaacaaaaaaccaatatactatataatttgTATTTGGAAGACAATGGAATGGTTGGTGCGAAAGAAGTAAAGGAAATAGCGGGCAACGTAACATCCTCTAAGTAAAATACGAAAGAAATggatttatctaaaaaaaaaaaaaaaaaaatatatatatatatatatatatatatatatatgtttcgAAATCTGTTTTGTTACTACAAGGATTCATCCCCTTTCCATTCAATTATG harbors:
- the LOC112421312 gene encoding uncharacterized protein, whose amino-acid sequence is MGENSGDGGKKVDDNSSNSEKKVDLVFFLGSNDNPGNVITPIQLRGLNYDEWSRAIRTSFQAKRKYGFVEGKIPKPTTPEKLEDWKAVQSMLIAWLLNTIEPSLRSTLSYYDDAESLWTHLKQRFCVVNGARICQLKASLGECKQGKGEEVSAYFGRLSRIWDELVTYVKKPTCKCEGCICDINKQVTDFSAEDYLHHFLMGLDGAYATIRSNLLSQDPLPNIDQAYQRVIQDERLRQGEYSIQQNRDNVMAFKVAPDTRGKSKLVDNSDKFCTHCNREGHDERTCFQIHGFPEWWGDRPRGGRGSGRGGATTGRDTTGRSGGRGRGTYNALARANKATTSSRSIGGNSGQSHAPPHSSEAAGISGITPAQWQQILDALNISKTKDRLHGPDDEDVDWSR
- the LOC11407924 gene encoding non-specific lipid transfer protein GPI-anchored 7, giving the protein MASLRIITFVSLMVLLMINTTEAQSTDIPSCATNLIPCADYLNSTKPPSSCCDPIKKTVETELTCLCNLFYAPGLLATFNINTTQALALSRNCGVTTDLTTCKHNGSAPAPTSGGSPPATTGGNKAAASRVSFTGFSFILLLASMMFN